In Tsukamurella tyrosinosolvens, the genomic window GCTCGCCTTGTTCTTGCGGGTGCGGCCCTCGGGCTTGCCCCACGGGCTCACCGGGTGGCGACCACCGGAGGTCTTACCCTCACCACCGCCGTGCGGGTGGTCGACCGGGTTCATGACGACACCACGGACGGTCGGGCGCTTGCCCTTCCACCGCATACGGCCGGCCTTGCCCCAGTTGATGTTGCTCTGCTCGGCGTTGCCCACCTCGCCGACGGTGGCGCGGCAGCGCACGTCGACGCGACGGATCTCACCGGAGGGCATACGCAGGGTCGCGTACGCGCCCTCCTTGCCCAGCAGCTGGATGCTGGCACCGGCCGAGCGGGCCATCTTGGCACCGCCACCGGGACGCAGCTCGACGGCGTGGATCACGGTGCCGGCGGGGATGTTGCGCAGCGGCAGGGCGTTGCCCGGCTTGATGTCGGCGTTGGGGCCCGACTCGACCACGTCGCCCTGCTTCAGGTCCTTGGGGGCGAGGATGTAGCGCTTCTCGCCGTCCAGGTAGTGCAGCAGTGCGATCCGCGAGGTGCGGTTGGGGTCGTACTCGATGTGCGCGACCTTGGCGTTGATGCCGTCCTTGTCATGGCGACGGAAGTCGATGACGCGGTACGCACGCTTGTGACCGCCACCCTTGTGCCGGGTGGTGATGCGACCGTGCGCGTTGCGGCCACCACGGCCGTGCAGCGGGCGGATCAGCGACTTCTCCGGGGTCGAACGCGTGATCTCGTCGAAGGTCGAGCCCGACGAGCCGCGACGACCCGGAGTGGTCGGCTTGTACTTGCGGATAGCCATTTAGCTCGCGCCTCCGAAGATGTCGATGGGCTTGCTATCGGCGCTCAGGGTCACGATCGCGCGCTTGGTGCTCTTGCGCTGACCGTAACCGGCACGGGTGCGCTTGCGCTTGCCCTGGCGGTTCAAGGTGTTGACGCTGTCGACCTTGACGCCGAAGACCTTCTCCACGGCGATCTTGATCTGCGTCTTATTCGCGTCCGGGTGCACCACGAAGGTGTACGTGTTCTCCTCGATGAGGCCGTAGGCCTTCTCGGAGATCACCGGCGCGAGCAGGATGTCCCGCGGGTCGGCGGGGATGGTTGCGGTAGCCATCAGGCGTTCGCCTCCTCGGTCTTCGTGGCGCTCGCGATGAACGAACCCAGAGCCTCACGGCTGAACACCAGGTCATCGGCGTCCAGGACGTCGTAGGTGTTGAGCTGGTCGGCGTAGATCCACTTCGCGTTCGGCAGGTTCTGGACGCTGCGCTGCGCGGTCAGGTCCTCGCGGCCGACGACCACGAGGAACTTCTTGCGCTCCGACAGCGCGGCCAGGAACAGGCGGGCGGTCTTGGTCGACGCCTCCTGGCCGGCCACCAACTCGGTGACGACGTGGATACGGTCCTCGCGAACCCGGTCGGTGAGGGCACCGCGCAGGGCGGCGGCCTTCATCTTCTTCGGGGTGCGCTGGCTGTAGTCGCGCGGCTGCGGCCCGTGGACGGTGCCACCGCCGGCGAACTGCGGCGCGCGAGTCGAGCCCTGGCGAGCCCGGCCGGTGCCCTTCTGGCGGTACGGCTTGCGGCCACCGCCGCGGACCTCGCCGCGGGTCTTGGTGGCGTGGGTGCCGGCGCGCGCAGCGGCGAGCTGTGCGACGACCACCTGGTGCATCAGCGCGATGTTGGGCTCCACGTCGAAGATCTCGGCGGGGAGGTCGACGGTGCCGTCGACCTTGCCGTCGGCGGTCTTGACATCGAGAGTCAGCTTGCTCATGCGCGAGCACCACCCTTCACAGCGGTACGGACCATCACGAGGCCGCCCTTGCGACCGGGGATGGCGCCCTTGATCAGGAGGACGCCGGCGTCGGCGTCGACCTTGAACACGGACAGGTTCTGCGTGGTCACCTTGTCGGAGCCCATGCGGCCGGCCATGCGGACGCCCTTGAAGACGCGGCCCGGGGTGGCGCAGCCACCGATGGAACCGGGGGCACGGTGCACGGCCTGCGCGCCGTGGCTGGCGCCGAGACCGGCGAAGCCGTGGCGCTTCATGACGCCGGCGTAGCCCTTGCCCTTGCTGATGCCGGTGACGTCGACGAAATTGCCCGCCTCGAACACGTCGGCGCCCAGCTCCTGGCCCACCTCGTAGTCGGCGGCGGCATCGGCGTCGGCGAGCCGCAGCTCGGCGATGTGGCGACGCGGGGTGACACCGGCCTTGGAGAACTGGCCCGAGACGGGCTTGTTCACCTTGCGGGGGTCGATCGCGCCGAAGGCGAGCTGGACGGCGTCGTAGCCGTCGGCGGCCTGGGTACGGATCTGGGTGACCACGTTCGGCCCGGCCTTGACGACGGTGACCGGGACGACCCGGTTGTTCTCGTCGAAGACCTGGGTCATGCCGAGCTTGGTGCCCAGGATTCCCTTGATCTTGTTCTCAGTCATATCGTTTCTCCGCAGCCGCTTACTGGATGTTCACGTCGACGCTGGCCGGCAGGTCGATGCGCATCAGCGCGTCGACCGTCTTCGGCGTCGGGTCCAGGATGTCGATCAGCCGCTTGTGCGTACGCATCTCGAAGTGCTCGCGCGAGTCCTTGTACTTGTGCGGCGAGCGGATGACGCAGTACACGTTCTTCTCCGTCGGCAGCGGCACGGGACCGACGACACGGGCGCCGGTGCGAGTCACGGTCTCGACGATCTTCCGAGCAGACGCGTCGATCGCCTCATGGTCATAGGCCTTGAGCCTGATGCGGATCTTCTGTCCCGCCACGCTGTGTCCTCTTCCGTCAAGTGTTCAAACGTATTGCCAGACACACGGACAGCTGAATCATCTACGGGACGGATCCCGTCGCGGGACGCATCCCGCCTGAAGTCGATCGACGCTGTTCATGTGTCAAATTGCTCCGGTCCACGCGGTCGGGCGTGTCGCGCTGGCGCTCATGCTCCGCCGTGTGTTCCGGTGGCTCCCTCGAGGGGTGCCGGGGCGATACCAGCCGATTGGACGACCCCCACAGGAGACCGCGCCGCCCGACAAGGCAACCCGACCAGTATGCACTGCTCGGGCCGCATCTTCAAATCGAACCGGTCGATCCCGCCGCTGCGATTCGCGTCACACCCGCCGGTGCGGCGCCCTCTGGAAGAATATCGGCATGACCGAACGGAGCATCGCGCCGCGGCCGGGCGCGTTGCTCCTGGCCGTGCTGCTGTGCGCCGGTGCCCTTCTCGGCGCCGGCTGCGCCGTCGAACCCGCCGGCGGGTCCGCCGCGCTCTCGTCCGCGGCGGCGTCGAAGTCGCGGGCCGTGCCGCGCCCCGTGGCCGCGGTGCGCGACGACGCGGTGCGCTACCGCTACGCCGCGCCGAACGCCGACCCCCGCCAGAACTACGGCAACCTCTACCTCCCCCGCGGCGTCCACGCCCCGCGCAGCCTGCCCGTGGTGGTGCTCATCCACGGCGGCGGGTGGAAGAACCGCTCGAGCGCGGGATACATGGCCGAGGTCGCGCGGGCGCTGCAGGCGGAGGGCCTCGCGGTGTGGAACGTCGAGTACCGGCGGGTCGGCTCGGGCGGCGGCTGGCCGACGACCTTCACGGACGTGGGCCACGCGGTCGACTTCGTGCCGACGCTGGCGGAGTCCGCGCCCGCCCTGGACCCGTCGAACGTGATCCTGGTCGGACACAGCGCCGGCGGCCAGCTCGCCGCGTGGGCGGCCACGCGCCGCACGCTGCCCCCGGGGTCGCCCGGGGTGACCTGGCCGGCGGGCGGCAGCCCGACGGTGACCCCGCGCGCCTTCGTCTCGATGGCCGGAGTGCTGGACATGCGCACCTCGTCGCGCCTCAACGACCACGTGCGCAAGGCCCTCGGCGGCATGCCCGACCAGGTGCCGGACCGGTACGCGCTGGCGAACCCGATCCAGCGGATCGACCCGCTCATGCCGTCCGTCGCGATCCACGGCTCCGAGGACTCGATCGTGCCCGCCGGGGAGTCGGCCGATTTCGTGGCCGCGGCGCGGGCGCTGGGCGCACCGTCGCTGCTGGTCGAGCTCGACGGGGCGAGCCACGGCGCGCCCGTCAACGTGCGCTCGCCGTACTGGCCGACGATCCGCGGGACCATCGTGAAGCTGGCGCGCGAGGGCTTCGACGCCCTCGCGGCGAGCCCGCCGCGCTGACCCGCACCGTCGAACTTACTGTGGAGTAAGGTATCGGCCATGACCGACACCTCCACGTACAAGATGTGGCGCACGCTGAGCGACAAGCCGCTCGGCAAGCTGGCCTTCTCGGCCGCCGCATCGCTCAAGGCGCCGTACTTCGCCTCCGTCACCCCCTACATCTCCGAGATCGAGTACGGCCGCGCCGTGGTTCACGGGCCGAAGTGGTGGTTCGTGCAGAACCACATCGGCACGTTCCACGCCATCGCCGCCTGCAACCTCGCCGAGGTGGGCATGGGCATGGTGATGGAGGCCTCCACCCCCGGCACGCACCGCTGGCTGCCGAAGTCGATGACGGTGGACTACCTCGCCAAGGCCGAGTCGTCGCTCGTCGCGACCGCGACGCTGGCCGAGGAGATCGACTGGGACGCGATCACGACCGGGCGCGACGTGGCCGTCGACATCGCCGTCCGCGACAAGAAGGGCACCGAGGTCGTGCACGCGAGGATCACGACCTGGGTCACACCCAAGCCCTCGAAGTGAGCCAATCCAGCACCTGGGGTCACATGAGTTAACCTGCGCATCATCGACCACTCGGTTTACAGGCGGTGTGGCGTGTGGCACGCTACCGTCGCACAGTCTTGCGCCGACCCGAGGAGGATCATGCGCCGCACCATCACGTCGATCGTGAGGACCACCGCCGCGTCCGCGGCCGTCCTCGGCGGCGTCGTCGCGCTGCTCCCGGCCGCCGCACAGGCGGAGCCCGTCGCGACCGTGTCGCCCGGCAGCTCCGTGCTGACCGTCACCAAGCTGGTCGGCAACGTCGCCGACGGCCGCGGCTGCACCGTCGGCTTCGTCGGGCAGCGGCCCGACGGCACCCGCGTGGGCCTGTACGCGGGCCACTGCGGCGCGCAGGGCCAGCAGGTGGTCGTGAACGGCCGCATCGTCGG contains:
- the rplB gene encoding 50S ribosomal protein L2; this encodes MAIRKYKPTTPGRRGSSGSTFDEITRSTPEKSLIRPLHGRGGRNAHGRITTRHKGGGHKRAYRVIDFRRHDKDGINAKVAHIEYDPNRTSRIALLHYLDGEKRYILAPKDLKQGDVVESGPNADIKPGNALPLRNIPAGTVIHAVELRPGGGAKMARSAGASIQLLGKEGAYATLRMPSGEIRRVDVRCRATVGEVGNAEQSNINWGKAGRMRWKGKRPTVRGVVMNPVDHPHGGGEGKTSGGRHPVSPWGKPEGRTRKNKASDKLIVRRRKSGKNKR
- the rpsJ gene encoding 30S ribosomal protein S10, encoding MAGQKIRIRLKAYDHEAIDASARKIVETVTRTGARVVGPVPLPTEKNVYCVIRSPHKYKDSREHFEMRTHKRLIDILDPTPKTVDALMRIDLPASVDVNIQ
- the rplW gene encoding 50S ribosomal protein L23 gives rise to the protein MATATIPADPRDILLAPVISEKAYGLIEENTYTFVVHPDANKTQIKIAVEKVFGVKVDSVNTLNRQGKRKRTRAGYGQRKSTKRAIVTLSADSKPIDIFGGAS
- the rplC gene encoding 50S ribosomal protein L3 yields the protein MTENKIKGILGTKLGMTQVFDENNRVVPVTVVKAGPNVVTQIRTQAADGYDAVQLAFGAIDPRKVNKPVSGQFSKAGVTPRRHIAELRLADADAAADYEVGQELGADVFEAGNFVDVTGISKGKGYAGVMKRHGFAGLGASHGAQAVHRAPGSIGGCATPGRVFKGVRMAGRMGSDKVTTQNLSVFKVDADAGVLLIKGAIPGRKGGLVMVRTAVKGGARA
- the rplD gene encoding 50S ribosomal protein L4 gives rise to the protein MSKLTLDVKTADGKVDGTVDLPAEIFDVEPNIALMHQVVVAQLAAARAGTHATKTRGEVRGGGRKPYRQKGTGRARQGSTRAPQFAGGGTVHGPQPRDYSQRTPKKMKAAALRGALTDRVREDRIHVVTELVAGQEASTKTARLFLAALSERKKFLVVVGREDLTAQRSVQNLPNAKWIYADQLNTYDVLDADDLVFSREALGSFIASATKTEEANA
- a CDS encoding hotdog fold domain-containing protein; this translates as MTDTSTYKMWRTLSDKPLGKLAFSAAASLKAPYFASVTPYISEIEYGRAVVHGPKWWFVQNHIGTFHAIAACNLAEVGMGMVMEASTPGTHRWLPKSMTVDYLAKAESSLVATATLAEEIDWDAITTGRDVAVDIAVRDKKGTEVVHARITTWVTPKPSK
- a CDS encoding alpha/beta hydrolase family protein — protein: MTERSIAPRPGALLLAVLLCAGALLGAGCAVEPAGGSAALSSAAASKSRAVPRPVAAVRDDAVRYRYAAPNADPRQNYGNLYLPRGVHAPRSLPVVVLIHGGGWKNRSSAGYMAEVARALQAEGLAVWNVEYRRVGSGGGWPTTFTDVGHAVDFVPTLAESAPALDPSNVILVGHSAGGQLAAWAATRRTLPPGSPGVTWPAGGSPTVTPRAFVSMAGVLDMRTSSRLNDHVRKALGGMPDQVPDRYALANPIQRIDPLMPSVAIHGSEDSIVPAGESADFVAAARALGAPSLLVELDGASHGAPVNVRSPYWPTIRGTIVKLAREGFDALAASPPR